Part of the Lolium rigidum isolate FL_2022 chromosome 6, APGP_CSIRO_Lrig_0.1, whole genome shotgun sequence genome, cctgacCATGTGGTGAAGATGCATTCACATCCTCCCCCcaagccggctcctcctcctgtcAATGTAAACAGCAGCGGTTCTGGTTCAAATTACTCAGCTGGCGGTGAGAACCGAAACCCGCAATCGCCACTTGGAAACGCCCTCAGCTTCTCAAGGTCCACTTTTACTTATGAAGACTTGGCCGTGGCGACCGACCAGTTCTCTGACGCTAATCTTCTCGGACAAGGTGGTTTTGGATTtgttcacaaaggggtacttccgGATGGCACGGAAGTTGCTGTGAAGCAATTAAGAGATGGGAGTGGTCAGGGAGAGCGTGAGTTCCAGGCAGAGGTTGAGATTATCAGCCGAGTGCATCATAAACATCTCGTGACACTGGTTGGTTATTGCATTTCTGAAGAAAAGAGATTGCTTGTCTATGAGTTTGTTCCCAACAACACATTAGAATTCCACTTACATGGTATGATTTCTTTCTGTGTTTTAATCATTACCATGTCTTCTCTTTTAAAATGCCTTTTAGTTCTATCGATAGAAGTAAATTAGGACATCTTTTGTAAGTTTTGTTCTTTTTTTCGTAAATATCCTGGTTATTTCCTTTTTATGATTATCAGCTGCCATATGAGTTGTGAGCTAGTAAATATCCAGGTGAGTTACAAAGTTAGACCTATGATATTAGACAATTTTATTTACTTTTTGGCTATGAAAAAGAAACCTTGTTCGACTAAATTCGCAATTGATTGTTCAGAGAATAAAATAGCAGGCTGCCGGCCACTCCCTGAACTGTTAGAGAGTTTCATTAATGGTAACAATAAGCACAGCTATACCCATTCCAGTAGATATCAGGGTTAGCCCCACGTTTCTTCAACCTTTACCTTTTCTCAGATTTTCTCAAAAAGGACAATACTTTCTTATCTTTTCATGTAGATTCAGAAAGCATAGCTCTGAAGCTCATGTCGAAACAATCTGCATTACCTGTGCACATAACTCCTTTCATGCAAAACATCTGCTATACTCATTTGGTCTATATTCTCTTGAACATTTTTTTCAGGCCTTAAGGATTATTTTCACTTTCTTTTCAGGTAGGCGTGGACCAACCATGGATTGGCCTGCAAGACTACGTATTGCTTTGGGTTCTGCGAAGGGATTGGCATATCTTCATGAAGACTGTGAGCTCACACCCATACCTAGTTGTTATGCTTTTTAGTTTTCTTTCACCAAAAAGGTATGTAGCTGTTTGTCTCATGATTTTACTATTTTTATTTCACAGGCCATCCTAAGATCATTCATCGCGACATAAAGGCAGCAAATATTCTTATGGATCACAGATTTGAAGCTAAGGTACTATATGCATTTCTTTTTGTTCCATTTCTATGTAAAATGCCGTGCCTTCCTTTTCCCCCGGCCCCAACTAAGTAGCTGGTACAGGAGTGTAACCCTGAATGTCAAACTAGTTGATATAGGTAAATTCAGAAACTGATTACAGTTGCGATAAACTGATGTCTAACCAATCATTATAAATAGAGTCAATATCAGCATACTGATACAGACTGTTGGTTGCGTAATTCACAAAGTATACCTTCATTTTACAGGTGGCAGATTTTGGACTTGCAAAGTTAACTCCTGATAATGACACCCATGTTTCCACCAGAGTAATGGGCACCTTTGGGTAAGTTCAACCTTCCAGTGAAaccttatcttttttttttggcgtGGTGGTGTTGTGGGTAGTGAAATATTATCTCAAATGCTTGAAAATATAGGCTCAATAAAGATGGTATATTTAGTAAGCAGTCGATAGGTTGTAGCAACTAACATGCAAGATCTGATGCATGAAAATTACTGCCCTGATAATCTTGACCTTGCCTTTAGGTACCTTGCACCAGAGTATGCTTCTTCTGGCAAGCTCACTGAGAAATCAGATGTCTTCTCTTTCGGAGTAATGCTTCTTGAGCTAATAACTGGGCGCCGTCCTGTAAGTTCAAAACAAGCGCATATGGATGACAGCTTGGTTGACTGGGTAAGTGAAATTTGTTGTCCGCCGTGCTGTTACTGCAGGGTCAACTTATTTCTTGTTGTAGTTTTACTCATTTTATTTTCACAGAAGGGTCTATTTGGAGAAGGAGTATTTCTTGTTCAATTTGTATTTGATGATGTCCCTTTCTCCCTGCAGGCAAGGCCTTTAATGACGCAAGCACTCCAAGACGGTAATCACGATGCTTTAGTTGATCCCCAGCTGGGGACGGAGTTCAATGATAACGAGATGGCAAGGATGATAGCCTGTGCAGCTGCATGTGTACGCCATTCTGGTCGGCGACGTCCACGAATGAGCCAGGTACATTCTATGCCGGTTTCTTCTTTTGTATCCTAGTCTCGTCAACACAATTCATCTCTCTACTTCGACCTCATTTCTGTTGTGTTCTGGAG contains:
- the LOC124660774 gene encoding proline-rich receptor-like protein kinase PERK1, which encodes MSSPPAAPAPASPPTNRTAPPPAASAPPPANSSSPPPPAPPASSPPPSPLPPPPPATPTPSAPAPSSGNTPTSPSTPPPATPSPPSTTPSPPSDRSPPPPPAASPPSSSSSGLTTPVVVGIAVGGLIALLLASLLCFCLLKKKRRHHPHHPPPPPPPHHLHYYGHQPPPPPPPHLKGDQYGGAYQNWQHNAPPPPPPDHVVKMHSHPPPKPAPPPVNVNSSGSGSNYSAGGENRNPQSPLGNALSFSRSTFTYEDLAVATDQFSDANLLGQGGFGFVHKGVLPDGTEVAVKQLRDGSGQGEREFQAEVEIISRVHHKHLVTLVGYCISEEKRLLVYEFVPNNTLEFHLHGRRGPTMDWPARLRIALGSAKGLAYLHEDCHPKIIHRDIKAANILMDHRFEAKVADFGLAKLTPDNDTHVSTRVMGTFGYLAPEYASSGKLTEKSDVFSFGVMLLELITGRRPVSSKQAHMDDSLVDWARPLMTQALQDGNHDALVDPQLGTEFNDNEMARMIACAAACVRHSGRRRPRMSQVVRALEGDVSLDDLNEGVRPGHSRFMGSHASSEYDTNQYNEDLKKFRKMALGTSSFQSSQQTPSSSEHGHQDPSTAGSDSHHHTQEMEMGTKKRDGGEPEASVT